One part of the Phoenix dactylifera cultivar Barhee BC4 chromosome 4, palm_55x_up_171113_PBpolish2nd_filt_p, whole genome shotgun sequence genome encodes these proteins:
- the LOC103717208 gene encoding uncharacterized protein LOC103717208, with amino-acid sequence MTTRCPFLLPLFLLFLLAPPPPSASGLWLGQLKTLLSLSRSLLTRVANARATRGDLAGAARARKIADKLRLLGSGEGGGIWSLGWDFARNYAWRGGLPTAEVSRAASQLLAALVEFSRIDSPTEKARWAVRNYLNLLALSNSLLEKLLHAFSRSGPLREMVLVIQEEAAEGELIRDCLEVGAADLEGLVRIARDLFFSSNSSDDGEL; translated from the exons ATGACAACCCGCTGTCCGTttctcctccccctcttcctcctcttcctcctcgcaCCGCCACCGCCGTCGGCGAGCGGCCTCTGGCTAGGGCAGTTGAAGACCCTCCTCTCCCTTTCCCGCTCCCTCCTGACCCGCGTCGCCAACGCCCGCGCCACCCGCGGTGACCTCGCCGGCGCCGCCCGGGCCCGGAAGATCGCCGACAAGCTCCGCCTCCTCGGCAGCGGCGAAGGCGGAGGTATCTGGTCGCTGGGCTGGGACTTCGCCCGGAACTATGCTTGGCGTGGCGGACTCCCCACCGCCGAGGTCTCCCGCGCCGCTTCTCAACTCCTGGCCGCCCTCGTCGAATTCTCTCGCATCGATTCGCCCACGGAGAAGGCCCGGTGGGCGGTCCGGAATTACCTTAACCTGCTCGCTCTCTCCAATTCTCTCCTCGAAAAACTTCTCCATGCCTTCTCTCGATCG GGGCCTTTGAGGGAGATGGTGTTGGTGATTCAGGAGGAGGCAGCGGAGGGGGAGCTCATTAGGGATTGTTTGGAGGTAGGTGCTGCTGATTTAGAGGGCCTGGTTCGGATAGCTAgagatctcttcttctcttccaatTCTTCTGATGATGGAGAACTCTAA